A stretch of Toxoplasma gondii ME49 chromosome V, whole genome shotgun sequence DNA encodes these proteins:
- a CDS encoding hypothetical protein (encoded by transcript TGME49_285780), translating into MPAFSLLRSRADNDSASSEMRRDPPRRERRRESEETSSSSAELSDFASRPRGPPRLISLLAELLERHSGGRDAFSHRGETQQRLKNAAWERLLLPALRHRLPAPPSSASFSPSLPSSFASSARSRVLELCHQWRWHGREDDSRALLLLCEVVLSRTSSALPSFSLSSSADAGFDARKLKNSGALVYLLLLLSSFSDARDSRDTSEERSTNAEDLCRASEFSRHVLTAAGVHTPQLDARRLRLSFAGTRASSQASSSLSLSRGISLKLREEIRAAGRRLGLSGSAPRSDTSCSAQEVEAGDKTRGAEADGEGEKSERDRGTANEAAGRADCVSEQELPWKSTVESASPEESASHEEDPLGAKEESATDSLHSRVSYASQSQETGLSQHGASSLGAPLCPDPQWPRDLPLSASSVSPVSSVSSLRAVFAPVSPPEFSFRRVAALPLGASASRRRLETSVGKPLSAPLRQLSLCDSGKRPELSSRIPERSGEAETGGDALSWGGAWRGCFDRRSLAPSLLPPLSEGECLYRLVAEGDSLSGLQRNPAPSSSRSLLSPRPVSSSASSSASSAFSDSPSSSSPAFPGLSAAAPGRGELCGDAFPSAFAREPPRFFPLPQSLLPGGPAPTNQRRDNGVSFFAAFALEEEDIEAPWLRNRKRELQGDRDERGERGDSSSSGSQGARNQEEADGNGGTVVQPGVLCWKRETEAVSLERERKTPPARDGGGAPRAALAMPETWEKEMIRWLQSQETGRLHASSAVVDDRGFLEIRRFASWDMRLLQPRIQRVAESLRAANAGDAGAPADAWTAQMLRCMDSRTTECMSTFLATAYGAMTVGGLDNRFALLSGKRLSVRGKDPPVRPAASLVSSSSSSASSATSSVALCRLSLSSVLSTSPLPLTPFAARAPPPGVRTRRATFPTAPLWLQCCVLALQGCESLLFRTTHSHACPLSAFGLSDASCRGNGASSSSPLPSLGCASTLQCRAATPLIDKKARREAEISFSCIRLPPLSRLVSDGEAGREASDETATETAQQEGFAFSARVEEENIPFFAACCDLRYASWSRQKAGGGTTEREVRDWRPWAVCTTQQGRLREAQMAALGSMDVLSKIADPAWTPVFEEIAELASLLRRLRAFVAFFASPRSLSPGEGQAQCFASSPQTEKSEGKSRVDAFASSSPLSSAVPRGFGLTVGAFVTAVETVLSDFDAFLLSGEVYAHLSPGASPSAACATYRASSLGELSSSCAAFSFVSSPLGLLPRLREWKTRIAFLARICRLDFPREASSRERHRPRERFENLSREERNTGTASLGSQLTEKSQQRRDASTRSRLLQRCTDTWWSFPRGSSLLDRIFFFASSVQSEAVYTPQPRGFLSLESLLFSNSQLRTNGRFCRATEKSGSSSLCWTLAVHLLLHCVSPLLNFLENWVFKANMSDPADEFLRASPGALSTVSSPALECMSSRIFRSSGPGDFCGGALPPRDGEFNCACVSSLFSEEPAQPRWADTAAHVVGEASQATFVLPSFLLSVQQEIHNSGLLLLILLHASPEAFRAASLASAASLPSAASSRPSTFSSFLAGALAPASRSAAGAIVRGALQKGDANARTCELAVSAPSLTLEAFSRALDARRGSSPSFFSSQPFAFTSLLAAPSPYSWLPSFVHDEEDRQLPTSLRTTRAGVLEFSVFLRDLLRVERKFRDLHARGLARVARLVEDRQLQVHLADLASEEARRLDRAALHQRIRLSHQTQLLQLQRARVSREMVLVAAALASQKTSCPSLAEVWNEVLRKQREEQKQLLDEQRQAQAAAQRDREKEEEEDCGRRKDSHSSAREERVQAELERQLRDQRREYEQLEEQVKRLQQLHRDLRMSLSSLPQAGEGLKAQNTQWLVGRRAAKTHLESRKLSAGLAHAEHAVQTAAAALASVEQTLERRRERKRSRGDAGDTREEGEASQPSGGRCVVGDLLKDPEIEVKENERGTRLPSSPSVTSSPRPASSSAALPSASSSREAARNDEPLGNCQRRNSDTTAEPETLMTRPGVSPRHPRSSPAPMSTPQEARTTEEERAEEENSDVTRDETREDPKTETRCRPAVSEANQGTTSAWTTTAASSPRAGDSVSSNEEIPQESSQERFQDEELEEGRYEDAGRGLREAGHWQTEMERRGEQGNLNRSIWICIGQAVATQHAIANRAFLAFMGRQHCDLLGALDTVKKFILFGASDSMGQFAVALIAELQKKEKEKLQGAFSAAAAAGGSASDPGWRQSRHAYTGHMGSSLAIHVPRYTERINALFASALGPIRSSASGRCSADGGVVSGLSATPFEVSSSLHGRSRDWSGTSDAGLGFRSKMTVEFRLSEGRPAAGGADVGPDASGNREKAVRGRNVEDLLKDVEVVLHAPFPLTLFFDADTGCMYNRIFQFLTLLSFSLHCIHHVWLQLSRLHRVADARRGRGRLRPRVFLRDGEERFGFSVSPRGVESRRNSASRDGGESDERGVHSSPIPESHVHASAGLRGESRDAKDASADSWRDDGFLLPPGLYARMWLLSVKVKFVTDALHGYVITDALQAEWTALTRYVQRTVEAALGPPRVRRPSEGISRGASPQSVPPATEASNATLRQRQWNAVVLNSEEGRENAPRPSKARTPAMAPGVRTPQRRRVGEASGDETPERPEVQDDVAGRTSASESRAKEADAFELFAAHRKTVSSIHTRCLLSPRLAPLHHHVMDVLRASWTLRGLQEQLERDERHLRDLLAPQRKKWSDLCRRRCQMQSAIRGVSAEETSVVRASFASFDKTENGNMYQTFQREEEAILAAKRGIERAGVAAGLVAAKQLLKIENLFQTACDGLMAALQKLEPLQLLDALALRLDFNHFYSRQAALKAAGANMERRLREV; encoded by the exons ATGCCTGCCTTTTCGCTTTTAAGGTCTCGCGCCGACAACGACTCTGCATCGTCCGAGATGCGCCGAGACCCCCCcagacgggagaggagacgggagagcgaagaaacttcctcctcctccgcaGAATTGTCTGACTTCGCCTCTCGACCCAGGGGACCTCCTCGTTtgatttctctcctcgctgaaCTGTTGGAACGACacagtggaggaagagacgcctTTAGCCATCGAGGCGAGACACAACAACGTCTGAAAAACGCCGCCTGGGAACGCCTGCTCCTTCCAGCTCTACGCCATCGCCTACCTGCTCCACCGTCGtccgcttctttctctccttctctcccttcttcttttgcttcttctgcccgTTCGCGCGTTCTGGAGCTCTGTCACCAGTGGCGATGGCATGGCCGAGAGGACGACAGTCgagcgcttcttctcctctgcgagGTAGTTCTGTCTCGGacttcttccgctcttccctcgttctctttgtcgAGTTCTGCCGACGCTGGCTTCGACGCAAGGAAACTGAAGAACTCGGGAGCTCTCGTctatctccttcttctgctctcttccttctccgacGCGCGCGACAGCCGAGATACCTCTGAGGAACGCAGCACGAACGCTGAAGACCTCTGTCGCGCCTCCGAGTTCTCCAGGCATGTCCTCACCGCCGCTGgagtacatacaccccagcTCGACgcgcggcggctgcggctgTCCTTCGCCGGGACCCGCGCGAGCTCGcaggcgtcttcgtctctctcacttTCTCGAGGAATTTCCCTCAAACTGAGAGAGGAGATTCGCGCTGCAGGAAGGCGCCTGGGGCTGTCGGGAAGCGCGCCGAGATCCGACACTTCATGCTCTGCTCAAGAGGTCGAGGCAGGAGACAAAACTCGAGGAGCGGAGGCGGACGGAGAGGGTGAGAAGTCggagcgagacagaggtaCAGCCAACGAAGCAGCAGGCAGAGCAGACTGCGTTTCAGAGCAGGAATTGCCCTGGAAGTCGACAGTGGAGAGCGCAAGCCCAGAAGAGTCGGCGTCTCACGAAGAAGATCCACTcggagcgaaggaagagtcGGCGACCGATTCCTTGCACTCTCGAGTTTCGTATGCTTCTCAAAGTCAGGAGACCGGTCTCTCCCAACAtggcgcgtcttctctcggtgCCCCCCTCTGCCCTGACCCTCAGTGGCCAAGAGACTTGCCGCTGTcggcctcttctgtctccccagtctcttctgtctcctctctgcgggCGGTCTTCgcccctgtgtctcctccggaGTTTTCTTTCCGGCGGGTCGCCGCCTTGCCCTTGGgggcttctgcgtctcgccggCGGTTGGAGACGAGTGTGGGCAAGCCGCTTTCAGCGCCGCTTCgccagctgtctctgtgcgACTCTGGGAAGCGACCTGAACTCTCCTCACGGATCCCGGAGAGATCCGGAGAAGCCGAAACTGGCGGAGACGCGCTCTCGTGGGGTGGAGCTTGGCGCGGCTGCTTCGACCGCCGGAGCCTCGccccttcgcttcttcctcctctgagTGAAGGTGAGTGTCTCTACAGACTTGTGGCTGAGGGAGACAGTTTGTCTGGACTTCAACGCAATcccgcgccttcttcctctcggtcgttgctgtctcctcgcccagtctcttcttccgcgtcctcttctgcgtcttccgccttctctgactctccttcgtcttcctctcccgcgtTTCCGGGACTCTCAGCGGCTGCGCCGGGCCGTGGCGAATTGTGCGGGGACGCGTTCCCCTCCGCGTTCGCGCGAGAGCCTCCCAGattctttcctctgcctcaGTCGCTCCTGCCCGGCGGCCCGGCGCCGACCAACCAACGCCGCGACAATGGagtctcctttttcgcggCTTTCGccctcgaagaagaagatatAGAAGCGCCATGGCTCCGAAACAGGAAGCGAGAACTCCAGGGAGatagagacgagagaggcgagagaggcgacagcagTTCAAGTGGAAGTCAGGGCGCTCGAAAtcaagaagaagcagatggaAACGGGGGAACTGTTGTGCAGCCTGGTGTGTTGTGttggaaaagagagacagaagcggtttcgctggagagagagagaaagactcCTCCGGCGCGAGACGGGGGCGGGGCGCCGCGCGCGGCTCTCGCGATGCCCGAAACCTGGGAGAAGGAGATGATTCGTTGGCTACAATCCCAGGAGACAGGTCGCCTCCACGCGTCTTCGGCTGTCGTGGATGATCGCGGATTTCTGGAAATCAGACGCTTTGCTTCCTGGGATATGCGGCTGCTTCAGCCGAGAATCCAGCGCGTTGCCGAGAGCCTCAGAGCCGCAAACGCGGGCGACGCAGGCGCGCCAGCAGACGCCTGGACGGCCCAGATGCTCAGGTGTATGGACAGCCGAACCACTGAGTGTATGAGTACCTTTCTGGCGACAGCGTACGGCGCAATGACCGTCGGTGGACTTGACAACAG GTTCGCTCTTCTGTCCGGAAAGCGTCTCTCAGTTCGTGGTAAAGACCCCCCTGTCCGTCCTGCCGcttctcttgtgtcttcttcttcatcctcgGCCTCTTCTGCGACTTCTTCAGTGGCTTTGTGccgactgtctctctcctctgttctctcgacttcgcctcttcctctgacGCCCTTTGCGGCTCGTGCGCCTCCAcccggtgtacgtacacggCGCGCGACCTTCCCCACGGCGCCCCTCTGGCTGCAGTGCTGCGTCTTGGCCCTGCAAGGGTGCGagtctctgctcttccgGACGACACACTCGCATGCATGtcctctttctgccttcGGCTTGTCGGATGCGTCCTGTCGGGGGAACGgagcctcttcgtcttccccgcTTCCTTCGCTCGGCTGCGCGTCGACGCTGCAATGTCGCGCGGCCACCCCGCTGATagacaagaaggcgaggagagaggcagagatcAGTTTCTCCTGCATTcgcctgccgcctctctcgcgactCGTTTCGGACGGAGaagcggggagagaagcgagcgacgagacagcgacggaaACCGCGCAGCAGGAAggtttcgctttctccgcccgtgtcgaggaagagaacatTCCATTCTTCGCGGCATGCTGCGACTTGCGCTACGCCTCCTGGTCGCGACAGAAGGCAGGCGGAGGGACAACGGAACGGGAGGTCAGAGACTGGAGGCCCTGGGCTGTATGTACAACGCAGCAGGGAAGACTGAGGGAGGCGCAGATGGCCGCGCTCGGCAGCATGGATGTCCTCTCCAAAATTGCCGATCCCGCATGGACGCCTGTCTTCGAGGAAATTGCAGA GCTCGCGAGTCTGCTTCGCCGCCTACGAGCCTTCGTcgcgtttttcgcttctccacgttccctgtctcccgGCGAGGGACAAGCCCAgtgtttcgcgtcttcgcctcagACAGAGAAATCGGAAGGCAAATCTAGAGTCGATGCTTTCGCCTCTAGTTCTCCGCTATCTTCGGCGGTTCCTAGAGGTTTCGGCTTGACAGTCGGAGCGTTCGTGACGGCCGTGGAGACCGTTCTGTCTGATTTCGATGCGTTTCTGCTCTCAGGCGAGGTGTATGCACACCTGAGTCCGGGCGCCAGTCCGTCGGCCGCCTGTGCGACGTaccgcgcctcctctctggGTGAACTTTCCTCGTCCTGCGCTgctttttcctttgtttcttcgccGCTCGGTCTCCTGCCCCGACTTCGAGAGTGGAAGACGCGAATTGCTTTTCTAGCTCGAATCTGCCGCCTGGATTTTCCGCGCGAAGCcagcagccgagagagacacaggccTCGAGAGCGATTTGAAAATTTgtcgcgagaagagcgaaacacAGGAACAGCGTCGCTCGGTTCTCAACTGACAGAAAAGAGCcagcagaggagagatgCATCGACGCGCAGCCGTCTGCTGcagaggtgtacagacacctggtGGTCGTTTCCGCGGGGGTCAAGTCTGCTGGACCggattttctttttcgcgagTTCTGTGCAGTCTGAAGCTGTTTATACACCGCAGCCTCGCGGCTTCCTTTCTCTAGAGAGTCTTCTGTTTTCCAACAGTCAGCTGCGGACGAACGGCCGGTTCTGCAGAGCAACTGAAAAGAGCGGctcgtcctctctgtgcTGGACTCTCGCTgtgcatctgcttcttcactgCGTGTCTCCGTTGCTCAACTTTCTCGAAAACTGGGTCTTCAAAGCAAACATGTCCGACCCCGCTGATGAGTTCCTCCGCGCGTCGCCGGGCGCGCTGTCGACAGTCTCGTCCCCCGCTCTCGAGTGTATGTCCAGCCGGATCTTCCGTTCCTCAGGTCCTGGAGACTTCTGCGGTGGAGCTCTGCCCCCTAGGGACGGTGAATTCAAttgcgcatgcgtttcctctcttttctctgaagaACCTGCGCAGCCAAGGTGGGCGGATACTGCCGCGCATGTCGTTGGAGAGGCTTCGCAGGCGACCTTCGTCcttccctcgtttctgctctctgtACAGCAGGAGATCCATAACTCCGGCCTTCTGCTCCTGATTCTCCTCCACGCGTCGCCCGAGGCTTTCCGAGCGGCGAGCCTGgcttccgctgcttctctcccctctgcggcttcctctcgtccctccactttctcctctttcctcgcagGCGCACTTGCGCCTGCTTCGCGCTCTGCCGCTGGAGCGATTGTGAGAGGAGCCTtgcagaagggagacgcgaaTGCTCGAACTTGTGAgctcgctgtctcggcgCCGAGCTTGACTCTGGAGGCCTTTTCACGCGCGCTCGATGCACGACgcggctcttctccctcgttcttctcttcacagcCTTTCGCCTTCACCTCGCTCCTGGCTGCGCCGAGTCCCTACTCGTGGTTGCCTTCGTTTGTccacgacgaggaagacagacaaCTTCCAACCAGCCTGCGTACCACCCGCGCCGGCGTCCTCGAattctccgtttttttgcGAGACCTCTTGCGCGTGGAGCGAAAGTTCCGcgacctgcatgcgcgcggcCTCGCCCGCGTTGCCCGGCTCGTGGAGGACCGCCAGCTGCAAGTCCATCTGGCGGACCTGGccagcgaggaggcgcgccgTCTCGACCGCGCCGCGCTGCACCAGCGGATTCGCCTGAGCCATCagacgcagctgctgcagctgcagcgagcGCGAGTATCCCGAGAAATGGTGTTGGTCGCCGCTGCTCTGGCGTCTCAGAAAACCTCCTGTCCATCCCTCGCCGAAGTCTGGAACGAGGTGCtcaggaagcagagggaggagcagaagcagcTCCTCGACGAACAGCGACAGgcgcaggcggcggcgcagcgggaccgcgagaaagaggaagaagaggactgcggaaggagaaaagattCTCACTCGAgtgcgagagaggaacgcgtgCAGGCAGAGCTCGAGCGACAGCTGCGCGACCAGCGCCGCGAGTACGAGCAACTCGAGGAGCAGGTGAAGCGAttgcagcagctgcacagAGACCTGCGAatgtcgctctcttctctcccgcagGCCGGGGAGGGGCTCAAAGCTCAGAATACTCAGTGGCTCGTGGGTCGAAGAGCCGCAAAAACGCACCTCGAATCGCGGAAACTCTCTGCAGgcctcgcgcatgcagaacacgctgtacagacagctgccGCGGCGCTCGCCAGTGTCGAGCAGACTctcgagaggcgacgcgagcggaagagaagccgGGGGGACGCAGGTGACACTagggaagagggagaagcttCGCAGCCATCTGGCGGCCGCTGCGTTGTCGGGGACCTGTTGAAAGATCCGGAGATCGAGgtgaaggaaaacgaacgtGGAACTCGTCTTCCGTCTTCCCCGTCTGTCACTTCGTCTCCACGccctgcctcttcctctgctgctcttccttctgcttcctcgtctaGAGAAGCGGCGCGAAACGACGAGCCGCTAGGCAACTGCcagcgaagaaacagcgacacCACAGCAGAACCTGAGACGCTGATGACGCGTCCAGGTGTGAGTCCCAGACACCCGAGGTCCTCACCAGCGCCCATGTCGACACCCCAAGAAGCGAGAacaacagaagaggagagagcagaggaagaaaactcgGATGTCACACGCGACGAGACTCGCGAGGATCCTAAGACAGAAACGCGGTGtcgtcctgctgtctccgaagCGAATCAGGGGACGACGAGTGCCTGGACGACGACTGCGGCCTCGAGCCCCAGAGCCGGAGACAGTGTGTCGAGCAACGAAGAGATACCTCAAGAGAGTTCCCAGGAGAGATTCCAAGACGAGGAACTCGAAGAGGGGAGATATGAAGACGCGGGAAGAGGACTTCGGGAGGCAGGACATTGGCAgacagagatggagagaagaggagaacaaggaaactTGAATCGAAGCATATGGATCTGTATAGGCCAAGCCGTCGCCACACAGCATGCAATTGCGAATCGCGcgttcctcgccttcatGGGGCGACAGCATTGCGATCTCCTCGGGGCGCTAGACACCGTGAAAAAA TTTATTCTGTTCGGGGCTTCGGACTCCATGGGACAGTTCGCAGTCGCTCTCATCgcggagctgcagaaaaaggagaaggagaagttGCAGGGCGCGTTCTCCGCTGCAGCCGCTGCGGGAGGCAGCGCGTCGGATCCCGGGTGGCGGCAGTCCCGGCATGCGTACACCGGGCATATGGGGAGTTCGCTAGCGATCCACGTTCCCCGGTACACGGAACGCATCAACGCGCTGTTTGCTTCGGCGCTGGGGCCCATCCGCTCCTCCGCGTCTGGACGTTGTTCGGCCGACGGAGGCGTTGTGTCTGGACTCTCTGCGACGCCTTTTGAAGTTTCTTCTAGCCTCCACggacgcagcagagactgGAGTGGGACAAGCGACGCAGGCCTCGGTTTTCGCTCGAAAATGACTGTGGAGTTTCGGCTCTCAGAAGGCAGGCCGGCAGCAGGGGGGGCGGATGTCGGTCCAGACGCCTCGGGAaaccgagagaaagcggTCCGAGGACGAAACGTGGAGGATCTTCTGAAGGACGTCGAGGtcgttctgcatgcaccatTTCCACTCACGCTCTTCTTCGATGCG GACacggggtgtatgtacaacCGGATCTTCCAGTTTCTCACGCTGCTGAGCTTCTCGCTCCACTGCATCCACCACGTCTGGCTCCAGCTGAGTCGTCTGCACCGAGTCGCAGATGCACGCAGAGGCCGAGGGCGGCTTCGGCCGCGTGTCTTTCTccgagacggcgaggagcggttcggtttctctgtgtctccgcgagGCGTGGagtcgaggagaaacagcgcgtcgagagacggaggagaaagcgacgaaagaGGTGTGCACTCGAGTCCTATCCCTGAGTCGCATGTCCACGCGTCAGCCGGGCTTCGGGGGGAGTCCCGAGATGCCAAGGACGCCTCTGcagacagctggagagacgacggctttcttctgcctcctggTCTGTACGCGCGCATGTGGCTGTTGTCCGTCAAAGTGAAATTCGTCACAGACGCCCTCCACGGCTACGTCATCACTGACGCGTTGCAGGCGGAGTGGACCGCTCTCACGAGGTACGTGCAGCGCACAGTCGAGGCGGCTCTCGGCCCGCCGCGGGTACGGCGCCCCTCGGAAGGAATCTCGCGAGGCGCGTCGCCGCAGTCAGTGCCGCCGGCCACTGAGGCCTCGAATGCGACTCTGCGCCAACGTCAGTGGAATGCCGTCGTTCTCAActccgaagaaggaagagaaaacgcgcctCGACCCTCCAAGGCGCGTACCCCAGCGATGGcgccgggtgtacgtacaccccagcgTCGGAGAGTCGGGGAAGCCAGTGGGGacgagacacccgagaggcCAGAGGTTCAGGACGACGTCGCAGGGCGGACGTCAGCGTCAGAGAGTCGAGCGAAAGAAGCTGATGCGTTTGAGCTTTTCGCCGCCCACCGAAAAACCGTTTCGTCCATCCACACCAG gtgtctcctgtctccgcgcctcgCCCCGCTGCACCATCACGTGATGGACGTTCTTCGGGCGTCGTGGACTCTACGGGGTCTGCAGGAGCAGctcgaaagagacgagagacatcTGAGAGACCTGCTGGCcccgcagaggaagaaatggagCGATTTGTGTCGCCGCCGCTGTCAGATGCAGAGTGCGATTCGTGGTGTGtcagcagaggagacaagcgtTGTCCGGGCCTCGTTCGCCTCCTTTGACAAGACGGAGA
- a CDS encoding hypothetical protein (encoded by transcript TGME49_285770) — MNRKRGRVANGVERQWWTFRSQKKETKAARERGRSRDEDGDLEGRKTLEILTRQVSPSERGGKDNAGCIRQDSRGLVSGVWGDSKGAIFGFSRNLSRHEGALRADTQPQRPPSFRRKVAMHTDRSHARVRPSVFDASPSRNLHSTTTAGHLFFFLCALQFGREKAAAQRKEFWKTRLKSNCRNPSLEGNSTPVQAAEKGGQRYDKDKKEKKEKKEKKEKKEKKEKKEKKEKKEKKRAGQRREKKREGKAKRGEKERSRDRGKMRKKKRRKQRARIGRQKQRERQRASSWQRSLPLCIGHQREAATSKSRLGLPTPSLSQSVALFRCSSLHPHSPFSCLCFRLASSIRFLLLFFLASFQLRPAFLSRFLPAGSVAPRLGASMQSPTVAAGEHAVETKSLHWLREKTQAGSRREEPLFLTFHGVSQDATRALLCAVGTPDVQQGFLFDSALGKHSEAEGLLAASSEDQSSLEERSHLREKELKKLIGEALNVDEMLETLNDVKRSTDKYPIRPSDFGNINADFKREEPNAEHPLSGLNSGQQTLDCRDVPAAVEANIHLVGLQKEASSHESLEETLGDRGKGTRSMETRRESDFQERNMEAKRALQREILCDLFLNALLFCRDEAFSEAATSTFLGILKKVLQDSMLGKLSPVASAKAFKRLLLTYSIQRPPSSIKVFTSRALQAAMTYGVETFYRHYQLYAHCFTVRNYLVFQQETVPLPPRPRLSLQEFPVDAAEETGGEETDKDPRASAKMPSEIFGQTI; from the exons ATGAACCGCAAACGAGGCAGAGTTGCGAACGGCGTCGAGAGGCAGTGGTGGACGTTTCGGAGccaaaaaaaagaaacaaaggccgcgcgagaaagagggagaagccgcGACGAGGACGGCGACCTGGAGGGCCGGAAGACACTGGAGATCCTGACGCGTCAGGTCTCGCCGTCGGAACGAGGAGGGAAGGACAACGCAGGCTGCATCCGACAGGACTCTCGCGGACTGGTCTCTGGAGTTTGGGGAGATTCGAAAGGAGCGATCTTCGGTTTTTCTCGAAATTTGTCGAGACATGAAGGCGCACTGCGAGCAGACACACAGCCGCAGCGACCCCCTTCTTTTCGGCGAAAAGTTGCAATGCACACTGACCGTTCGCATGCAAGGGTGAGGCCATCTGTGTTTGACGCATCTCCTTCTCGCAACCTTCACAGTACGACAACGGCCGGACatctgttcttctttctttgcgCTCTCCAATTCGgtcgagagaaagcagctgcgcagaggaaagaatTCTGGAAAACTCGACTCAAGTCGAACTGCCGCAATCCCTCGCTCGAGGGCAACTCGACGCCGGTCCAAGCtgcggagaaaggaggacaGCGATACgacaaagacaagaaagagaagaaagagaagaaagagaagaaagagaagaaagagaagaaagagaagaaagagaagaaagagaagaaagagaagaagagagcaggacaaagaagagagaagaagagggaaggcaaagcgaagagaggagagaaagagcgaagcagGGACAGGGGGAAGATgcgcaagaaaaagagaagaaagcagagagcgcGTATaggaaggcagaagcagagagagaggcagagagcgagtTCTTGGCAGCGAAGCCTGCCCTTGTGCATCGGCCatcagagagaagccgcaaCGAGTA AATCGCGTCTCGGTCTCCCGACACCCTCCCTCTCACAAAG CGTTGCCTTGTttcgctgctcctctctccaccccCACAGCcctttctcttgcctctgcttccgaCTTGCCTCAAGTAtccgtttcctcctcctcttcttcctcgcctctttccAGCTGCGTCCTGCattcctttctcgctttctgccGGCCGGCTCGGTCGCGCCTCGGCTTGGTGCCAGCATGCAGTCCCCCACTGTTGCCGCGGGAGAGCATGCGGTGGAGACGAAGTCCCTGCACTGgttgcgagaaaaaacgcaggcaGGCAGCCGCCGGGAAGAGCCTCTTTTCCTCACTTTCCATGGTGTGTCGCAAGACGCGACAAGagcgcttctctgcgctgTCGGTACACCCGATGTCCAGCAAGGATTCCTCTTCGACTCTGCGTTGGGAAAGcacagcgaagcagagggtCTCCTCGCGGCCAGCTCTGAGGACCAAAGTTCTCTCGAGGAGCGTTCTCacctgagagagaaggaactgaAAAAGCTCATTGGCGAGGCACTGAACGTCGACGAAATGCTGGAGACGCTCAACGACGTCAAACGAAGCACAGACAAAT ATCCGATCCGTCCATCGGATTTCGGAAACATCAACGCAGATTTCAAGCGAGAAGAGCCCAACGCTGAGCATCCGCTCTCTGGCCTGAATTCTGGACAACAAACTCTCGACTGCCGAGACGTTCCAGCAGCTGTCGAGGCAAACATCCATCTCGTTGGGCTCCAAAAAGAGGCTTCTTCCCATGAGAGCctggaggagacacttggagACAGGGGCAAAGGAACGCGTTCGatggagacaagaagagagagcgacttccaggagagaaacatggAGGCGAAGCGCGCGCTGCAGAGGGAGATTCTTTGCGATTTGTTTCTGAAtgctctccttttctgtcgcgaTGAAGCCTTCTCAGAAGCCGCTACGTCAACGTTTCTCGGCATCTTGAAGAAGGTTTTACAGGACTCCATGCTGGGGAAACTGTCCCCCGTCGCCTCCGCAAAAGCCTTCAAGCGACTGCTCCTCACCTACAGCATTCAGAGACCACCGAGCTCCATAAAAGTCTTCACCTCTCGAGCTCTCCAAGCTGCCATGACGTACGGCGTCGAAACCTTCTACCGACACTACCAGCTGTATGCCCACTGCTTCACGGTTCGCAACTACCTTGTTTTCCAGCAGGAAACAGTCCCCCTCCCTCCCCGACCTCGCCTCAGCCTCCAAGAGTTCCCTGTCGATGCAGCCGAGGAAAccggcggcgaggagacagacaaagacCCTCGCGCTTCCGCAAAGATGCCCTCGGAGATCTTCGGCCAGACAATCTGA